A stretch of Oncorhynchus mykiss isolate Arlee chromosome 26, USDA_OmykA_1.1, whole genome shotgun sequence DNA encodes these proteins:
- the LOC118944568 gene encoding cocaine- and amphetamine-regulated transcript protein-like — protein MDSSGVLLRLLCIGLMSVMCRGQASHEVSAEDFGAQNSAAAAEKELVDAMEALLVKMQSRLPSNEKRGMIPPCGMGDRCALRHGPRIGKLCDCGRVSSCNSFLLKCL, from the exons ATGGATAGCTCAGGAGTGCTGCTCCGACTGCTGTGTATCGGTCTGATGTCCGTTATGTGCCGAGGACAGGCGTCACATGAAGTTTCCGCAGAGGACTTTGGCGCGCAGAACTCTGCCGCGGCCGCAGAGAAAGAACTT GTGGATGCGATGGAGGCTCTTCTAGTGAAGATGCAGAGCCGTCTGCCTTCTaatgagaagagagggatgatcCCTCCT tGTGGTATGGGCGACCGGTGTGCCTTGAGGCATGGACCCCGCATTGGGAAGCTCTGTGACTGTGGCAGAGTCAGCAGCTGCAACTCCTTCCTCCTCAAATGTCTCTAA